In Argiope bruennichi chromosome 4, qqArgBrue1.1, whole genome shotgun sequence, a single window of DNA contains:
- the LOC129966640 gene encoding mediator of RNA polymerase II transcription subunit 20-like: protein MGVVSIHQFPIPEGKSGQQATEILQKRLETIGAIKTGTFCVECETYYAAPHISPNRAVNIIHNSEHPATGFALLDTGTCLMADSHFDMLMAKMAGIYIPKKAIKIESKGPRYEVQDFVIKIGSVSIGPSFRGILVEVEYTPCVIPLSCWDLMRELLQGFMGNSVQCPSQYLQGKMNEIYSPIDTVQQYMEHFNIFRRAPSGVR from the exons CATTCACCAGTTTCCCATTCCTGAAGGTAAAAGTGGGCAACAAGCTACAGAAATACTTCAAAAACGATTGGAAACCATTGGGGCTATCAAAACAGGCACTTTCTGTGTGGAATGTGAAACTTATTACGCTGCTCCTCATATCA gtCCAAACAGAGCAGTTAATATAATACATAACAGTGAACATCCTGCAACAGGTTTTGCCCTTCTGGATACAGGTACTTGTTTAATGGCCGATTCCCATTTTGACATGCTTATGGCCAAAATGGCTGGGATATATATACCAAAAAAGGCCATAAAAATTGAATCTAAAGGTCCTCGTTATGAAGTACaagattttgttataaaaattggaaGTGTTTCCATTGGACCCAGTTTTCGAGGAATATTAGTTGAA GTAGAATATACACCCTGTGTTATTCCACTAAGTTGTTGGGACTTAATGAGAGAACTTCTACAGGGTTTCATGGGAAACAGTGTACAATGTCCATCACAGTATTTACAAGggaagatgaatgaaatttattctccCATTGATACAGTGCAGCAATACATggaacatttcaatatttttcgaaGAGCACCTTCTGGCGTGAGGTGA
- the LOC129966639 gene encoding pre-rRNA-processing protein TSR1 homolog — MAPVVFKQEVHRPGPLKQTNKPHKSGKSKGRRHDKGKLDVKAVTHHKRHEMNRTERKNQMQQLRKTKREEVLRQKRKLGGLKSEPVLVMILPLDDSVNASEFLEKLQSCDEDLVVTESAMGYSHISCFRFKQRYTFMIPNKFDLHSIMDALKVCEILLLLHSSNPLDDYTDSLLSVIMAHALPTTIHVAQGLSKMNPKKKAEFRKQVQKTLDSRFPDIKIHQADTSQELQLLLRQIGSQKQRSIGFRDNRPHLLVENMLFELKDPDSNKGTLKVSGYIRGQPLNVNGLVHLPGWGTFQMSQIDYIHDPHSSEKFNTVLQTSETANPIDQESLQSEMIPDPMEGEQTWPTQEELDEAENKSKREVKKVAEGTSEYQAAWIVESENEESDASDEDSQEGSAVISDSENEEEIEDEMETAESTSEMKDENYDKNMDMDEERQTLVRFKEERMNQMFPDEEDTPLDIEARKRYQKYRGLKSFHKDPWDPMENLPEEYGRIFRFQNFKQTKKNVLTSEKEGAEPGEYVTVHIADVPQSLYDNARTEKSVMTVYGLLPHEQKMSVVNTLIRKHPSCKVPIKSKDTLIFHVGFRRFTCKPIFSEHKAGNKFKLERFLPSDTAVVASFYAPITFPPASVVVFRQRPNGSHELVATGSVLDVDPNRVVVKRIILSGHPFKIFKRSVVVRFMFFNREDINYFKSIELRTKYARQGHIREALGSHGHMKCVFDKQLQSQDVVLMHLYKRVYPKWTYDNYVPTPIHTVSPPEITSVETVMDTTS; from the exons ATGGCCCCAGTAGTATTTAAACAAGAAGTTCATCGTCCAGGACCATTGAAACAAACTAATAAACCGCATAAAAGTGGCAAAAGCAAAGGAAGGAGACACGATAAag gcaaaCTTGATGTTAAAGCAGTGACCCATCACAAAAGACATGAAATGAAtagaactgaaagaaaaaatcAG ATGCAACAGCTCCGTAAAACAAAAAGAGAAGAAGTTCTCAGACAGAAAAGGAAGTTAGGTGGCCTTAAATCTGAACCAGTACTTGtg ATGATATTACCTCTTGATGATTCTGTAAATGCTTCTGAGTTTTTAGAGAAATTACAATCTTGTGATGAAGATTTAGTTGTTACAGAAAGTGCAATGGGTTATTCTCATAtaag CTGCTTTCGCTTTAAACAAAGGTATACATTTATGATACCTAACAAGTTTGATTTACATTCTATAATGGATGCCTTAAag gtttGTGAAATTTTACTCCTGCTGCATTCTTCTAATCCTTTGGATGATTATACAGATTCATTACTTTCAGTTATCATGGCCCATGCTTTGCCTACAACCATTCATGTTGCTcag GGTTTGAGCAAAATGAATCCTAAAAAGAAAGCAGAATTTCGGAAGCAAGTGCAAAAAACTCTTGATTCAAG ATTTCCTGATATTAAAATACATCAAGCCGATACGTCTCAAGAACTTCAGTTATTATTACGCCAAATTGGTAGCCAAAAACAGCGCTCCATTGGATTTAGAGATAATCGGCCTCATTTGTTAgttgaaaatatgttatttgaaCTAAAGGATCCT GATTCTAACAAAGGAACTCTCAAAGTATCTGGGTATATTCGTGGTCAGCCACTGAATGTTAATGGCCTTGTGCATCTACCTGGATGGGGAACCTTTCAAATGAGTCAGATTGACTATATACATGACCCTCATAGCAGTGAAAAATTCAATACGGTATTACAAACAAgt GAGACAGCCAATCCAATTGATCAGGAATCTCTACAATCAGAAATGATTCCTGACCCAATGGAAGGGGAGCAAACATGGCCGACTCAAGAAGAATTGGATGAAG ctgagaataaatcaaaaaggGAAGTTAAAAAAGTTGCAGAAGGTACCAGTGAATATCAAGCTGCCTGGATTGTTGAAAGTGAGAATGAAGAAAGTGATGCTAGTGATGAAGATTCTCAGGAGGGCAGTGCAGTGATATCGGATAGTGAAAATGAAGAGGAAATAGAAGATGAAATGGAAACAGCA GAGTCAACATccgaaatgaaagatgaaaactACGATAAAAATATGGACATGGATGAGGAAAGACAAac cttGGTTCGTTTCAAAGAAGAACGAATGAATCAAATGTTTCCTGATGAAGAAGATACACCTTTAGATATTGAAGCTCGTAAAAGATATCAAAA ATATCGAGGCCTTAAAAGCTTTCATAAGGACCCTTGGGATCCTATGGAAAATTTACCTGAAGAATATGGCAgaatatttagatttcaaaactttaaacaaaCAAAGAAGAATGTTTTAACATCTGAGAAAGAAGGGGCAGAG ccTGGTGAATATGTTACTGTGCATATTGCTGATGTACCACAATCATTatatg acaATGCAAGGACAGAAAAATCAGTGATGACAGTTTATGGACTACTGCCTCATGAACAAAAAATGTCAGTTGTTAATACATTAATTCGAAAGCATCCATCTTGTAAAGTGCCTATCAAATCTAAAGATACTTTGATATTTCATGTTGGATTTCGAAGATTCACTTGTAAGCCTATATTTTCTGAACATAAAGCTGGCAATAAATTCAAG cttGAACGGTTCTTGCCATCAGATACTGCTGTAGTAGCTTCTTTCTACGCTCCCATAACTTTTCCACCTGCTTCAGTAGTAGTTTTTAGGCAAAGACCAAATG GCTCACATGAGTTAGTAGCTACAGGTTCCGTACTTGATGTTGATCCAAACAGAGTTGTTGTGAAGCGCATTATACTTAGTGGCCATCCATTCAAGATCTTTAAACGATCTGTAGTAGTAAGGTTTATGTTCTTCAATAGAG aggacatcaattatttcaaaagtattgaaCTACGCACAAAATATGCAAGACAAGGTCATATTCGTGAAGCTTTAG GTTCTCATGGCCATATGAAGTGTGTGTTTGATAAACAACTTCAATCTCAAGATGTTGTACTAATGCATCTTTATAAAAGGGTATACCCTAAATGGACTTATGACAACTATGTTCCAACTCCAATACATACAGTTTCTCCTCCAGAGATTACATCTGTTGAAACTGTTATGGATACTAcaagctaa